A stretch of Vespula vulgaris chromosome 15, iyVesVulg1.1, whole genome shotgun sequence DNA encodes these proteins:
- the LOC127069308 gene encoding autophagy-related protein 9A isoform X2: MDKLLVEQAIESIVFIKMTTVLDGSYQQLEPYDEGEGDGDDDDEREETPQESGVMIHVVPEGNKARWNHIEDLDSFFTRMYHYHQKHGFACMMLQEIFELGQFIFVVTFSTFLFHCVDYSVLFKDKMVNKPQKISINDAILSTGECTASMGLITWICILVAAIFWILRAVKVLYHLTQFWDIKLFFNVALKIEDCDLDNLTWHEVQKRVREVQKEQEMCIHKRELTELDIYHRILRFKNYMVAMINKSLLPVRLKVPVIGEVIFMTRGLKYNMELLLFWGPWSPFENNWHLKEDYKKLCKRQELARTLSKHILWVGIANFVLCPLILLWQILYSFFNYAEIIKREPGTLGTRMWSLYGRLYLRHFNELDHELNARLNRAYRPASKYMSIFTSPIMTVIAKNVAFVTGSILAVLLILTVYDEDVLTVEHVLTTMTILGAMVAGSRAFIPDENLVWCPEALLTAVLAHTHYRPDSWRGHAHMQTTRAQVAQLFQYRAVHLLEELISPLLTPFILCFHMRQRALDIVDFYRNFTIEVTGVGDVCSFAQMDVRKHGNPMWQTVAQSPIDDRNTGYDNPGYITDAAKLHVPMSNQYTQAEDGKTELSLIHFTLTNPEWKPPSHAENFVAALRERAKKEVNGVPTDVNPLLASLNSLSGLGPGYNDLVSNIIRSTMINQVSVPNVSSAFTNQAGILGASVPMDEASISQRSDNISYPVRRGLRKAEGPLHNDKGFLYGLQQGISNQSLGASVFGSANELATDLSVPIELTAADMSLSTLYLHELHHRQVRRRGYQEMATRSVWQRSPVQELATLPEVRQERAPLLLHQDSSIRNNRES; encoded by the exons ATGGATAAGCTATTGGTCGAGCAAGCGATAGAGTCTATCGTGTTTATAAAG ATGACAACTGTATTGGATGGTAGCTATCAACAGCTCGAGCCTTACGACGAGGGCGAGGGTGACggtgacgatgacgacgaacgCGAAGAAACGCCTCAAGAATCGGGTGTAATGATACACGTAGTACCAGAGGGAAACAAAGCGAGATGGAATCATATAGAAGATTTGGATTCTTTCTTCACGAGAATGTATCATTATCATCAAAAGCATGGTTTCGCATGCATGATGCttcaagaaatttttgaattaggACAGTTCATTTTCGTAGTCACCTTCTCcacgtttctctttcattgtGTCGATTATTCCGTACTGTTCAA AGATAAGATGGTAAACAAACCGcagaaaatatcgatcaacGATGCCATATTGTCAACAGGGGAATGCACAGCTTCTATGGGATTGATCACGTGGATTTGCATTTTAGTAGCAGCTATTTTTTGGATTCTACGTGCCGTTAAAGTTCTCTATCACCTTACTCAGTTTtgggatataaaattattctttaatgtAGCACTAAAAATCGAAGACTGTGATTTGGATAATCTAACATGGCACGAAGTgcaaaagagagtaagagaagtTCAGAAAGAACAGGAAATGTGTATTCATAAAAGAGAACTCACGgaattagatatatatcatAGGATattaagatttaaaaattatatggtGGCTATGATCAACAAGTCGCTGTTACCGGTGCGACTGAAGGTCCCTGTTATCGGCGAAGTCATTTTTATGACAAGAGGATTGAAGTACAATATGGAACTACTGTTATTCT GGGGACCATGGTCgcctttcgaaaataattggCACTTGAAGGAAGATTATAAGAAACTATGTAAGAGGCAGGAACTGGCGCGAACGCTATCGAAACATATTTTGTGGGTGGGAATAGCAAATTTTGTATTGTGCCCGTTAATTCTCTTGTGGCAGATCCTCTATTCATTTTTCAACTACGCCGAA ATTATAAAGAGAGAGCCAGGTACTCTGGGAACAAGAATGTGGTCTCTGTACGGTCGACTTTATCTTCGTCATTTCAACGAACTCGATCACGAATTAAATGCCCGCTTAAATCGTGCCTACCGTCCAGCTTCGAAGTACATGAGCATATTCACTTCACCTATAATGACGGTTATTGCAAAAAATGTTGCATTCGTAACTGGAAGTATACTAGCTGTTCTATTGATATTGACGGTATACGACGAAGACGTTTTAACGGTCGAGCACGTTTTAACGACTATGACCATATTGGGAGCGATGGTAGCTGGTTCAAGAGCATTCATACCCGATGAAAATTTAGTATGGTGTCCAGAAGCGTTATTGACCGCTGTGCTAGCACATACGCATTATAGGCCGGACAGTTGGCGAGGTCATGCTCATATGCAAACTACAAGAGCACAGGTAGCTCAACTCTTCCAATACCGTGCTGTTCATTTATTGGAAGAATTGATATCTCCTTTATTAACACCATTTATTTTGTGCTTCCACATGAGACAAAGAGCTTTAGATATCGTTGACTTTTATCGTAATTTTACTATCGAAGTGACTGGCGTTGGTGACGTATGTAGTTTCGCTCAGATGGATGTACGAAAACATGGAAATCCAATGTGGCAAACTGTTGCTCAAAGTCCTATAGACGATCGTAATACAGGATACGATAATCCTGGATATATCACCGACGCAGCCAAGTTACACGTTCCGATGTCTAATCAATACACCCAAGCCGAGGATGGTAAAACCGAGTTATCGCTGATACACTTTACGTTGACGAATCCGGAATGGAAGCCACCGAGTCACGCGGAAAACTTTGTCGCGGccttgagagagagagcgaaaaagGAAGTAAATGGTGTACCGACCGATGTAAACCCATTGCTCGCAAGTTTGAACAGTTTATCTGGTTTAGGACCTGGA TACAACGACTTGGTATCGAATATTATTCGAAGTACGATGATAAACCAAGTCAGCGTTCCCAACGTAAGCAGTGCGTTTACAAATCAGGCTGGTATTTTAGGTGCTTCGGTCCCGATGGACGAAGCATCCATCAGTCAAAGATCGGACAATATTTCATATCCTGTGCGTCGTGGTTTGAGGAAGGCTGAAGGTCCGTTGCACAATGATAAAGGATTTTTATACGGATTGCAACAAGGCATATCGAATCAATCTCTTGGTGCATCCGTTTTTGGATCGGCAAACGAATTAGCTACGGATCTGTCGGTACCGATAGAATTAACTGCAGCTGATATGTCACTATCTACATTGTACCTGCACGAGCTTCATCACAGACAA GTACGTAGGCGAGGCTATCAAGAAATGGCGACAAGAAGTGTGTGGCAACGAAGTCCAGTCCAAGAATTAGCAACGCTTCCTGAAGTCAGACAAGAAAGAGCTCCTTTACTGCTACATCAAGACTCttctataagaaataatagagaatCCTAG
- the LOC127069308 gene encoding autophagy-related protein 9A isoform X3, translating to MTTVLDGSYQQLEPYDEGEGDGDDDDEREETPQESGVMIHVVPEGNKARWNHIEDLDSFFTRMYHYHQKHGFACMMLQEIFELGQFIFVVTFSTFLFHCVDYSVLFKDKMVNKPQKISINDAILSTGECTASMGLITWICILVAAIFWILRAVKVLYHLTQFWDIKLFFNVALKIEDCDLDNLTWHEVQKRVREVQKEQEMCIHKRELTELDIYHRILRFKNYMVAMINKSLLPVRLKVPVIGEVIFMTRGLKYNMELLLFWGPWSPFENNWHLKEDYKKLCKRQELARTLSKHILWVGIANFVLCPLILLWQILYSFFNYAEIIKREPGTLGTRMWSLYGRLYLRHFNELDHELNARLNRAYRPASKYMSIFTSPIMTVIAKNVAFVTGSILAVLLILTVYDEDVLTVEHVLTTMTILGAMVAGSRAFIPDENLVWCPEALLTAVLAHTHYRPDSWRGHAHMQTTRAQVAQLFQYRAVHLLEELISPLLTPFILCFHMRQRALDIVDFYRNFTIEVTGVGDVCSFAQMDVRKHGNPMWQTVAQSPIDDRNTGYDNPGYITDAAKLHVPMSNQYTQAEDGKTELSLIHFTLTNPEWKPPSHAENFVAALRERAKKEVNGVPTDVNPLLASLNSLSGLGPGYNDLVSNIIRSTMINQVSVPNVSSAFTNQAGILGASVPMDEASISQRSDNISYPVRRGLRKAEGPLHNDKGFLYGLQQGISNQSLGASVFGSANELATDLSVPIELTAADMSLSTLYLHELHHRQVRRRGYQEMATRSVWQRSPVQELATLPEVRQERAPLLLHQDSSIRNNRES from the exons ATGACAACTGTATTGGATGGTAGCTATCAACAGCTCGAGCCTTACGACGAGGGCGAGGGTGACggtgacgatgacgacgaacgCGAAGAAACGCCTCAAGAATCGGGTGTAATGATACACGTAGTACCAGAGGGAAACAAAGCGAGATGGAATCATATAGAAGATTTGGATTCTTTCTTCACGAGAATGTATCATTATCATCAAAAGCATGGTTTCGCATGCATGATGCttcaagaaatttttgaattaggACAGTTCATTTTCGTAGTCACCTTCTCcacgtttctctttcattgtGTCGATTATTCCGTACTGTTCAA AGATAAGATGGTAAACAAACCGcagaaaatatcgatcaacGATGCCATATTGTCAACAGGGGAATGCACAGCTTCTATGGGATTGATCACGTGGATTTGCATTTTAGTAGCAGCTATTTTTTGGATTCTACGTGCCGTTAAAGTTCTCTATCACCTTACTCAGTTTtgggatataaaattattctttaatgtAGCACTAAAAATCGAAGACTGTGATTTGGATAATCTAACATGGCACGAAGTgcaaaagagagtaagagaagtTCAGAAAGAACAGGAAATGTGTATTCATAAAAGAGAACTCACGgaattagatatatatcatAGGATattaagatttaaaaattatatggtGGCTATGATCAACAAGTCGCTGTTACCGGTGCGACTGAAGGTCCCTGTTATCGGCGAAGTCATTTTTATGACAAGAGGATTGAAGTACAATATGGAACTACTGTTATTCT GGGGACCATGGTCgcctttcgaaaataattggCACTTGAAGGAAGATTATAAGAAACTATGTAAGAGGCAGGAACTGGCGCGAACGCTATCGAAACATATTTTGTGGGTGGGAATAGCAAATTTTGTATTGTGCCCGTTAATTCTCTTGTGGCAGATCCTCTATTCATTTTTCAACTACGCCGAA ATTATAAAGAGAGAGCCAGGTACTCTGGGAACAAGAATGTGGTCTCTGTACGGTCGACTTTATCTTCGTCATTTCAACGAACTCGATCACGAATTAAATGCCCGCTTAAATCGTGCCTACCGTCCAGCTTCGAAGTACATGAGCATATTCACTTCACCTATAATGACGGTTATTGCAAAAAATGTTGCATTCGTAACTGGAAGTATACTAGCTGTTCTATTGATATTGACGGTATACGACGAAGACGTTTTAACGGTCGAGCACGTTTTAACGACTATGACCATATTGGGAGCGATGGTAGCTGGTTCAAGAGCATTCATACCCGATGAAAATTTAGTATGGTGTCCAGAAGCGTTATTGACCGCTGTGCTAGCACATACGCATTATAGGCCGGACAGTTGGCGAGGTCATGCTCATATGCAAACTACAAGAGCACAGGTAGCTCAACTCTTCCAATACCGTGCTGTTCATTTATTGGAAGAATTGATATCTCCTTTATTAACACCATTTATTTTGTGCTTCCACATGAGACAAAGAGCTTTAGATATCGTTGACTTTTATCGTAATTTTACTATCGAAGTGACTGGCGTTGGTGACGTATGTAGTTTCGCTCAGATGGATGTACGAAAACATGGAAATCCAATGTGGCAAACTGTTGCTCAAAGTCCTATAGACGATCGTAATACAGGATACGATAATCCTGGATATATCACCGACGCAGCCAAGTTACACGTTCCGATGTCTAATCAATACACCCAAGCCGAGGATGGTAAAACCGAGTTATCGCTGATACACTTTACGTTGACGAATCCGGAATGGAAGCCACCGAGTCACGCGGAAAACTTTGTCGCGGccttgagagagagagcgaaaaagGAAGTAAATGGTGTACCGACCGATGTAAACCCATTGCTCGCAAGTTTGAACAGTTTATCTGGTTTAGGACCTGGA TACAACGACTTGGTATCGAATATTATTCGAAGTACGATGATAAACCAAGTCAGCGTTCCCAACGTAAGCAGTGCGTTTACAAATCAGGCTGGTATTTTAGGTGCTTCGGTCCCGATGGACGAAGCATCCATCAGTCAAAGATCGGACAATATTTCATATCCTGTGCGTCGTGGTTTGAGGAAGGCTGAAGGTCCGTTGCACAATGATAAAGGATTTTTATACGGATTGCAACAAGGCATATCGAATCAATCTCTTGGTGCATCCGTTTTTGGATCGGCAAACGAATTAGCTACGGATCTGTCGGTACCGATAGAATTAACTGCAGCTGATATGTCACTATCTACATTGTACCTGCACGAGCTTCATCACAGACAA GTACGTAGGCGAGGCTATCAAGAAATGGCGACAAGAAGTGTGTGGCAACGAAGTCCAGTCCAAGAATTAGCAACGCTTCCTGAAGTCAGACAAGAAAGAGCTCCTTTACTGCTACATCAAGACTCttctataagaaataatagagaatCCTAG
- the LOC127069308 gene encoding autophagy-related protein 9A isoform X1 yields the protein MKRDTVITCVEPNRRAKTMTTVLDGSYQQLEPYDEGEGDGDDDDEREETPQESGVMIHVVPEGNKARWNHIEDLDSFFTRMYHYHQKHGFACMMLQEIFELGQFIFVVTFSTFLFHCVDYSVLFKDKMVNKPQKISINDAILSTGECTASMGLITWICILVAAIFWILRAVKVLYHLTQFWDIKLFFNVALKIEDCDLDNLTWHEVQKRVREVQKEQEMCIHKRELTELDIYHRILRFKNYMVAMINKSLLPVRLKVPVIGEVIFMTRGLKYNMELLLFWGPWSPFENNWHLKEDYKKLCKRQELARTLSKHILWVGIANFVLCPLILLWQILYSFFNYAEIIKREPGTLGTRMWSLYGRLYLRHFNELDHELNARLNRAYRPASKYMSIFTSPIMTVIAKNVAFVTGSILAVLLILTVYDEDVLTVEHVLTTMTILGAMVAGSRAFIPDENLVWCPEALLTAVLAHTHYRPDSWRGHAHMQTTRAQVAQLFQYRAVHLLEELISPLLTPFILCFHMRQRALDIVDFYRNFTIEVTGVGDVCSFAQMDVRKHGNPMWQTVAQSPIDDRNTGYDNPGYITDAAKLHVPMSNQYTQAEDGKTELSLIHFTLTNPEWKPPSHAENFVAALRERAKKEVNGVPTDVNPLLASLNSLSGLGPGYNDLVSNIIRSTMINQVSVPNVSSAFTNQAGILGASVPMDEASISQRSDNISYPVRRGLRKAEGPLHNDKGFLYGLQQGISNQSLGASVFGSANELATDLSVPIELTAADMSLSTLYLHELHHRQVRRRGYQEMATRSVWQRSPVQELATLPEVRQERAPLLLHQDSSIRNNRES from the exons atgaaacgaGATACCGTCATTACCTGTGTGGAGCCAAACCGAAGAGCAAAAACG ATGACAACTGTATTGGATGGTAGCTATCAACAGCTCGAGCCTTACGACGAGGGCGAGGGTGACggtgacgatgacgacgaacgCGAAGAAACGCCTCAAGAATCGGGTGTAATGATACACGTAGTACCAGAGGGAAACAAAGCGAGATGGAATCATATAGAAGATTTGGATTCTTTCTTCACGAGAATGTATCATTATCATCAAAAGCATGGTTTCGCATGCATGATGCttcaagaaatttttgaattaggACAGTTCATTTTCGTAGTCACCTTCTCcacgtttctctttcattgtGTCGATTATTCCGTACTGTTCAA AGATAAGATGGTAAACAAACCGcagaaaatatcgatcaacGATGCCATATTGTCAACAGGGGAATGCACAGCTTCTATGGGATTGATCACGTGGATTTGCATTTTAGTAGCAGCTATTTTTTGGATTCTACGTGCCGTTAAAGTTCTCTATCACCTTACTCAGTTTtgggatataaaattattctttaatgtAGCACTAAAAATCGAAGACTGTGATTTGGATAATCTAACATGGCACGAAGTgcaaaagagagtaagagaagtTCAGAAAGAACAGGAAATGTGTATTCATAAAAGAGAACTCACGgaattagatatatatcatAGGATattaagatttaaaaattatatggtGGCTATGATCAACAAGTCGCTGTTACCGGTGCGACTGAAGGTCCCTGTTATCGGCGAAGTCATTTTTATGACAAGAGGATTGAAGTACAATATGGAACTACTGTTATTCT GGGGACCATGGTCgcctttcgaaaataattggCACTTGAAGGAAGATTATAAGAAACTATGTAAGAGGCAGGAACTGGCGCGAACGCTATCGAAACATATTTTGTGGGTGGGAATAGCAAATTTTGTATTGTGCCCGTTAATTCTCTTGTGGCAGATCCTCTATTCATTTTTCAACTACGCCGAA ATTATAAAGAGAGAGCCAGGTACTCTGGGAACAAGAATGTGGTCTCTGTACGGTCGACTTTATCTTCGTCATTTCAACGAACTCGATCACGAATTAAATGCCCGCTTAAATCGTGCCTACCGTCCAGCTTCGAAGTACATGAGCATATTCACTTCACCTATAATGACGGTTATTGCAAAAAATGTTGCATTCGTAACTGGAAGTATACTAGCTGTTCTATTGATATTGACGGTATACGACGAAGACGTTTTAACGGTCGAGCACGTTTTAACGACTATGACCATATTGGGAGCGATGGTAGCTGGTTCAAGAGCATTCATACCCGATGAAAATTTAGTATGGTGTCCAGAAGCGTTATTGACCGCTGTGCTAGCACATACGCATTATAGGCCGGACAGTTGGCGAGGTCATGCTCATATGCAAACTACAAGAGCACAGGTAGCTCAACTCTTCCAATACCGTGCTGTTCATTTATTGGAAGAATTGATATCTCCTTTATTAACACCATTTATTTTGTGCTTCCACATGAGACAAAGAGCTTTAGATATCGTTGACTTTTATCGTAATTTTACTATCGAAGTGACTGGCGTTGGTGACGTATGTAGTTTCGCTCAGATGGATGTACGAAAACATGGAAATCCAATGTGGCAAACTGTTGCTCAAAGTCCTATAGACGATCGTAATACAGGATACGATAATCCTGGATATATCACCGACGCAGCCAAGTTACACGTTCCGATGTCTAATCAATACACCCAAGCCGAGGATGGTAAAACCGAGTTATCGCTGATACACTTTACGTTGACGAATCCGGAATGGAAGCCACCGAGTCACGCGGAAAACTTTGTCGCGGccttgagagagagagcgaaaaagGAAGTAAATGGTGTACCGACCGATGTAAACCCATTGCTCGCAAGTTTGAACAGTTTATCTGGTTTAGGACCTGGA TACAACGACTTGGTATCGAATATTATTCGAAGTACGATGATAAACCAAGTCAGCGTTCCCAACGTAAGCAGTGCGTTTACAAATCAGGCTGGTATTTTAGGTGCTTCGGTCCCGATGGACGAAGCATCCATCAGTCAAAGATCGGACAATATTTCATATCCTGTGCGTCGTGGTTTGAGGAAGGCTGAAGGTCCGTTGCACAATGATAAAGGATTTTTATACGGATTGCAACAAGGCATATCGAATCAATCTCTTGGTGCATCCGTTTTTGGATCGGCAAACGAATTAGCTACGGATCTGTCGGTACCGATAGAATTAACTGCAGCTGATATGTCACTATCTACATTGTACCTGCACGAGCTTCATCACAGACAA GTACGTAGGCGAGGCTATCAAGAAATGGCGACAAGAAGTGTGTGGCAACGAAGTCCAGTCCAAGAATTAGCAACGCTTCCTGAAGTCAGACAAGAAAGAGCTCCTTTACTGCTACATCAAGACTCttctataagaaataatagagaatCCTAG